CTCGCCCTCCTGGAGGTCCACCTGCTTCCAGGTGGAGAACCAGCTGTTCTCCCACTCGTCGACCCCGTCCGCGTAGTCCTCCATCTCGACGAGGTCGTCGCGCGGGGTGCCGTTGACGGAGAACGCCATGCCCTGGCCGTCGCTGATCACGGCGTAGCCGGCGTTGAGCCGGTAGGGACCCGGCTCGCCGTTCAGCTCGAACGTCCAGGTGATCGTGGCGTTGGGCGCGCCCTGCACGGAGATGTACTGGCCGTCGGGGGAACGGGCGCCGGCGATGCCGGAGGTGAGCGCGGCGCCGTTGCCGAGCTGGAGGTCGGCCAGCTCGGCGGTGGGGGGCCCGTCCGACTCGGTCTCCTCGTCGGTGGGCTCCTCGGTCGGCTCGTCGTCCGCGTTGCCGCCGTCGTCCTCCTCGGGCGCGGTGGGCGTGGCGTCGCCGCCGGCCTCGGGGTTCTCGTCCTCGCCGCCGCTGAAGACTATGGCCGCGCCGATGCCGACCACGACCGCGAGGACCACGGCGATGGCGCCGATCAGCAGCCCGTTGCGGCGCGGCTCGGTGTCGCGGCGGCGGGGCGGGCCCGCGCCGTAGGGCGGCGCGCCGCCCGGCTGGGTCTCGGGGGCCGCGTAGTAGGCGTCGGGACGGGCCTGCGGCGGCTGCTGCTGCCCGCGGTACCCCTGCTGGCCGCCGAACGTCCGCTCCCCCACCGGGCGGACCTGGTTGTACGACGGCTGCCGGGGGGCCGGGCGGCCCTGACCCTGCTGCGGCTGGTCTCCCTCGGGTCGATAGAGGTAGGCGAACGGGTCGTCGTCGCCCTCATCGGGCGTGCCCCTGCCGTTGTGCCCCGCGCTCATCGACTCCCGCTCCTTCGTCTGCGCTTCCCCCACCTGCGTACGGGCGCGAGCCTACCCCGTCCGGGCGAACGCACCGACTTCTCCCGGCCGCCCCGGTCAGCCCGCGCGCCGCTTGCCCTGGGACCTGGAGCGCTTCTCGACATACATGCGCTGGTCGGCGGATTCCAGCACTTCCTCCGTCGTCATCCCGCAGGCCGCCCAGCCGATGCCGAAGCTGGCGCCGACCCGCACCGCCCTGCCCTCGACCCGGATCGGCGGGATGATCCCGTTGCGCAGCCGGACCGCGAGGTCGGAGGCCTCGGCGAGGCCGAGGCCCTCGGCCAGCACGACGAACTCGTCGCCGCCCAGGCGCGCGACCGTGTCGTTGTCCCGCACGCCCTGTTCGAGCCGCCGGGCGACCTCCACCAGGACGGCATCGCCGCAGACATGGCCGAAACGGTCATTTATGGACTTGAAACCGTCGAGGTCGCAGAAGAGAACGGCCAGCCCCTTGCCGTCCCCGCCGGGCGCCTCGGGCGTGTACACGTGCTCGTGGTGGTCGAAGGGGCGCGGGGGCGGCGTGCCGATGCCCTCGAAGGCGTCCGTGGCCCCGTCGGCGACCGGGGTGATGTCCGGGCCGAACCGGTCGGGCGCCACGCCGCATATCCGGCCGCCGAGGCGGGCGCGCAGCTCGGCGCTGTTGGGCAGGCCGGTCAGGGAGTCGTGGCTGGCGCGGTGGGCCAGGGCGAGCTCGTGCCGCTTGCGCTCCTCGATGTCCTCCACGTGCGTCAGCTGCACCCGCGGGCCGTCCGCGGCGTCCGCGACGACCGAGTTCCGCAGGGAGACCCACACGTAGGAGCCGTCGCGGCGGGCCAGCCGCAGCTCCGCGCGCCCGCCCTCGGCCGAGGTGCGCAGCAGCACCCCGGTGTCCTCGGGGTGCACCAGGTCGGAGAAGCAGTAGC
Above is a genomic segment from Streptomyces marincola containing:
- a CDS encoding carbohydrate-binding protein, producing MSAGHNGRGTPDEGDDDPFAYLYRPEGDQPQQGQGRPAPRQPSYNQVRPVGERTFGGQQGYRGQQQPPQARPDAYYAAPETQPGGAPPYGAGPPRRRDTEPRRNGLLIGAIAVVLAVVVGIGAAIVFSGGEDENPEAGGDATPTAPEEDDGGNADDEPTEEPTDEETESDGPPTAELADLQLGNGAALTSGIAGARSPDGQYISVQGAPNATITWTFELNGEPGPYRLNAGYAVISDGQGMAFSVNGTPRDDLVEMEDYADGVDEWENSWFSTWKQVDLQEGENTVQLTCAGSCDVLVDQLYISPVNG
- the cdgB gene encoding diguanylate cyclase CdgB translates to METETEPYVRLASLRELHRVVAQLSTARSMADTLQTIADGAVAALGFELAAVNLVRTDGDLLVAAVAGSDKAEAAIAGRTGSRESWERRLAMGERWGALRFIPYTEGWVLDHDDVPQWHTTGPAPRYPEEWHPMDRLFAPMYASDGELLAVLEVDRPRNGRRPGPWGCEALQLYASQAAIAISNARLRGNMQRALIRLERDQQALRASEESFRQAFEYAPSGMAIAEVGGENHGRLIKVNDALCRLLGRSGPVLRRYCFSDLVHPEDTGVLLRTSAEGGRAELRLARRDGSYVWVSLRNSVVADAADGPRVQLTHVEDIEERKRHELALAHRASHDSLTGLPNSAELRARLGGRICGVAPDRFGPDITPVADGATDAFEGIGTPPPRPFDHHEHVYTPEAPGGDGKGLAVLFCDLDGFKSINDRFGHVCGDAVLVEVARRLEQGVRDNDTVARLGGDEFVVLAEGLGLAEASDLAVRLRNGIIPPIRVEGRAVRVGASFGIGWAACGMTTEEVLESADQRMYVEKRSRSQGKRRAG